The Psychrilyobacter piezotolerans DNA window CCTGTAAATTTATAGATAGATTTTCAATTATAAAAAGAAGTAGCAAAAATAATATTTATTTTAAAGAAAATAAAATTATAGTTGGAGATAAAATAAGAACAGATATTGCATCGGCATACTTACATGGGCATCCTTTCCCTGCAAGTTTAGTTGGAAAGTTGTATAGAAGTGAATTGATAAAAAAATCGGGGAAATATCTCAAAAATATCGAGTTTTTGGGTGAGGATCTGTACTTGAACCTAGAAGTATTTTTAAAAGCTAAGAAGATAAAGATCATAACCGATAATGTTTATAACTATAGATATGGCGGAAATACAAATGGATATATGAGCTATATGTTTAGTGATGCTGTCAATGGATATAAGATACAAAAAGAAGTGATCGAAGAGTTTTACCAAGATAGTAGAGAGAAAAGATATGGAGGGATTAGCATAATGCTTTTAAATTACTTAAAAACCTGTATAGAAAATTGTTTTGTAGGCAAATTACCTAAAAGAGAAATAGAAAGCTCAATTTTGAAATACTTAAGCGATGAAAATATTATAGAAGCAAGTGAAAATAAAGGTTCGATTAAATATTTTACCAAGGAATTCATAGGAGCCATTAAAGATAAAGATGTCGGTTTTTTTTATGAAAAAATTAATGGCGAATATAAAAAGAAATTTTTATTTAGAAAACTTAAGTATATTATTTCAAAGCTATAAGGGTGAATTAATATGAGTGATAAAATTAAAGTTTTACATGTTGTTGGAACAATGAATATGGGGGGAGCGGAAACAATGCTTATGAATTTATACAGGAATATAGATAGAAAAAAGATTGAATTTTCATTCCTTCAATATGTAGATAATGGATCCTATTATGATGATGAAATTATAAAACTTGGTGGGAAAATAATAAGATTAAAGCCAGTTCGAGAAAGAGGGGTATTAAAAGCTATATCAGATTTAAAGAGTGTTATTGAAAAAGAAAAATATGATGTTGTTCATGCACATACATTATTTAATTGTGGAATAGCAATGATCGCAGCTAAGAGAGCAGGAGTAAAGATAAGAATCTCACATGCTCATACAAGTCAAGAAACTAACTTTGGATTGGTAAAAAAAATATATTATTTATTTATGAATTTGATGATAAAATATGCAACTACAAAATATGTCGGTGTTAGTGAAGGAGCGGGTAAATTTTTGTTTGGAAACTCTATTGTTAATTCCAATAAATATAGTTTTTTACCTAATTTTATTGAATATAAAACTATATTAAATAATTCTAATAGAAAATCAATAAGACAGGAATTAGGTGTTGATAAAAATGAATTTGTTATTGGAAATGTAGGCAGATTTATTCCTCTAAAAAATCAGAAACTTATAATAGAGATTGCAAAGAAATTAAAATCCAATAATGAAAAAATTAAAGTCTTGTTAGTTGGTGATGGAGATGAAAGAGAAAACTTATTAGCTTTAGTTAGAAAATATAATTTAGAAAAAGAAGTTATTTTTACAGGATATCGAACAGACACGGATAATTTGTTGGGTGCTATGGATATATTTATTTTTCCATCATTATTTGAAGGCTTTGGGATGGTTGGGGTTGAAGCACAAGTTGCTGGATTACCTTGCATTGTTTCGAGCAACCTTCCAAAAGAAATTGATTTAGAATTGGGATTGATAGAAAGAGTAAGTTTAAACGATGCTGTTGAAAAATGGGTTGATGCAGTAACGAGTAAAAAAGATAAAAGAGAATTGGATAAAAGAAAAATAGAAAAAGCTCTAGTTGACGTAAGTTTTACAAAAGAAAAGATAATAGAAGAATTTTATAAATTATACGAAATTATTTAAAGTGGAGGAAATCTATGAATAAAATATTGATTTCGTCTTTCGATATGCAAGTAGGAGGGGTAGAACGAAGTCTAATTAGTATGTTAAACAACTTTGATTATAATAATAACGAGGTTGATCTCATACTCTATAGTCATACAGGGGATTTTATGGAGCTTTTACCGAGTACCCCAAATCTTCTCCCTGAGATAAAAAAATATAAAACATTTAGGCAAGGGATAGGGAAGGTGATAAAGGAAGGAAATATTGGAATAGGGCTGGGAAGATTAATAGCAAAGAAAAAGGGGATAAAAAATCAAAGAAAAAATAAAACTAATAATGAGGATTACTCACAGATGCAATATATGTGGAAATATACTCTTCCATACCTACCTAAGATAGAAAAAAAATACGATGTAGCAATCAGCTATCTTTGGCCGCATTATTTTGTAGCTGAAAAGGTAAATGCTAAAACAAAGATAGCTTGGATACATACAGATTATTCCAATATAAGGACAGATATAGAGTTGGATCTAGATATGTGGAATAAATTTAATTATATAGTTTCTATATCGGATTCTGTGACAACTTCTTTTTTAGTCAAGTATCCATCTTTAAAAGATAAAATTATTCTGATAGAAAATATAACATCACCTGAATTTATACAAAAAATGTCTGAAGAAGAGTTAGAAGAAGACGTATTCAAGGAAAACTTCAATTTACTTTCTGTGGCAAGGTTATCCCATGCAAAGGGAATAGATAACGGAGTAAGGGCTTTAAAGATACTCCATGACAGAGGTTATAAAGATATTAAGTGGTACGTCATAGGATACGGTGGGGATGAAGAGATGATAAAAAGCCTAATAAAAGAAAATCAACTGGAAGACAGCTTTATAGTATTGGGTAAAAAGATAAATCCCTATCCATATATGAAAAAATGTGATATTTATGTACAGCCTTCAAGATATGAAGGGAAAGCTGTAACCGTAACAGAGGCACAGATCCTGGGAAAACCCATTGTTGTAACAAACTACCCTACTGCGAAAAGTCAGGTGAAAGATGGTATAGATGGCTATATTACAGAGATGGGATCTGAAGGGATAGCCGATGGAATAGAAAAACTTTATCTGGGCAAAGAATTAAGAGAAAAATTAGCGGAAAACTGCAGGGATACGGACTATGGAAATAATGAAGAGTTAGAAAAACTATATAATATAATTTAGGGGGTGAAATAGCATGAAGATGATATCAGTGTTAGATACAAGTGTATGTACAAGAAATGTGGGAGATGAAATAATTATGGAGTGTGTAAAATCACAACTTAGAGATATTTTTCCTAGAACAATGTTTTTAAAAGTTCCAACTCATGAGAGGGTTACAAAAATAAGCTCTATTAAGATGAGGGAGACAGAAATAGGATTTGTAGGAGGTACAAATTTATTAGCATTTAATATGTGCTATCCAATAAATCAATGGAATATACATCTATGGAATATTAAAAATTTTAGTAATAATGATATAGTATTGATGGGAGTAGGTAGTCAAAATTATGGAGATAAAATCAATTGGTATACCAAATTGCTATATAAAAAAGTACTAACACCTAAATATTTACACTCTGTAAGAGATAGTTATACAGAAAATATGCTTAAAAAAATGGGTATAAATAATGTAATTAATACAGGGTGTCCTACTTTATGGTCATTAACTGAAAAACATTGTGAAAATATACCTACTAGAAAATCCAAAAATGTAATATGTACTTTTACTGATTACAGGAAAGATATCGATAAAGATAAGGAATTAGCAGAAATATTATTTAAAAATTACGAAAATGTATATTGTTGGATACAAGGATCGAATGATTTTGATTATATAAAATCTATCTCAGATAAATTTATATTAGTTGATCCCCATTTGGAAGAGTATGATAGGATATTAGAATCGGATATAGATTTAGACTATGTTGGAACTAGACTACATGCAGGTATTAGAGCTATGCAAAAAGGAAGAAGAACTATAATACTATCTATTGACAATAGAGCAAGAGAGATGGGGAAAGATTATAATATGAATGTTTTAGATAGAACGGACATAGATAAATTAGAAAAATATATACATAGTGAATTTAAAACTAATATAAAATTAAACATAGATAATATAAACATGTGGAAAAACCAATTTAATAAGAAGGAGTGATTATATGAAAACTCAAGGACATGTTAGGTTAGATAAAGTAGATATAATAGGAAATAGAATAGATTATTTTTTTTCAGTATCAGATGACCTTAAAAAGTTTTTTGAAGATGAACTTCATATGTTTGTAGAGTATGAAGAAAATATTGAAAATATCCCACTAAGCATATTAGTAATACCATTTGTAGCAAATATTATGCCTTTAATGTGGATTACAAATTGTATTTTATGGATAGAAGAAATTGACAGA harbors:
- a CDS encoding glycosyltransferase family 1 protein, whose translation is MSDKIKVLHVVGTMNMGGAETMLMNLYRNIDRKKIEFSFLQYVDNGSYYDDEIIKLGGKIIRLKPVRERGVLKAISDLKSVIEKEKYDVVHAHTLFNCGIAMIAAKRAGVKIRISHAHTSQETNFGLVKKIYYLFMNLMIKYATTKYVGVSEGAGKFLFGNSIVNSNKYSFLPNFIEYKTILNNSNRKSIRQELGVDKNEFVIGNVGRFIPLKNQKLIIEIAKKLKSNNEKIKVLLVGDGDERENLLALVRKYNLEKEVIFTGYRTDTDNLLGAMDIFIFPSLFEGFGMVGVEAQVAGLPCIVSSNLPKEIDLELGLIERVSLNDAVEKWVDAVTSKKDKRELDKRKIEKALVDVSFTKEKIIEEFYKLYEII
- a CDS encoding glycosyltransferase, with amino-acid sequence MNKILISSFDMQVGGVERSLISMLNNFDYNNNEVDLILYSHTGDFMELLPSTPNLLPEIKKYKTFRQGIGKVIKEGNIGIGLGRLIAKKKGIKNQRKNKTNNEDYSQMQYMWKYTLPYLPKIEKKYDVAISYLWPHYFVAEKVNAKTKIAWIHTDYSNIRTDIELDLDMWNKFNYIVSISDSVTTSFLVKYPSLKDKIILIENITSPEFIQKMSEEELEEDVFKENFNLLSVARLSHAKGIDNGVRALKILHDRGYKDIKWYVIGYGGDEEMIKSLIKENQLEDSFIVLGKKINPYPYMKKCDIYVQPSRYEGKAVTVTEAQILGKPIVVTNYPTAKSQVKDGIDGYITEMGSEGIADGIEKLYLGKELREKLAENCRDTDYGNNEELEKLYNII
- a CDS encoding glycosyltransferase family 2 protein; amino-acid sequence: MKVSIVVPIYNAEKYLEKCIGSIINQSFKDFELILVNDGSTDNSLNVCNKYKNKDSRIRVIDKENEGSILTRRRGVNLAKGKYLMFCDSDDYVEKESLKKLVDEAEKHDLDIVIGNTCKFIDRFSIIKRSSKNNIYFKENKIIVGDKIRTDIASAYLHGHPFPASLVGKLYRSELIKKSGKYLKNIEFLGEDLYLNLEVFLKAKKIKIITDNVYNYRYGGNTNGYMSYMFSDAVNGYKIQKEVIEEFYQDSREKRYGGISIMLLNYLKTCIENCFVGKLPKREIESSILKYLSDENIIEASENKGSIKYFTKEFIGAIKDKDVGFFYEKINGEYKKKFLFRKLKYIISKL
- a CDS encoding polysaccharide pyruvyl transferase family protein is translated as MKMISVLDTSVCTRNVGDEIIMECVKSQLRDIFPRTMFLKVPTHERVTKISSIKMRETEIGFVGGTNLLAFNMCYPINQWNIHLWNIKNFSNNDIVLMGVGSQNYGDKINWYTKLLYKKVLTPKYLHSVRDSYTENMLKKMGINNVINTGCPTLWSLTEKHCENIPTRKSKNVICTFTDYRKDIDKDKELAEILFKNYENVYCWIQGSNDFDYIKSISDKFILVDPHLEEYDRILESDIDLDYVGTRLHAGIRAMQKGRRTIILSIDNRAREMGKDYNMNVLDRTDIDKLEKYIHSEFKTNIKLNIDNINMWKNQFNKKE